The Austwickia sp. genome includes a region encoding these proteins:
- the dnaA gene encoding chromosomal replication initiator protein DnaA, giving the protein MTDSSEAYAAIWRDVLESLELTSRDRAFLHQARLLGLLSGTAIIEVPDDSTKNVVETRVRRDLCEGLSARIGENTSIAVTVNPELRSDLPPVPEPAEPFDPADPPGGPRHLSAVPPSGSTPPPEARGRVDAGEARLNPKYTFDSFVIGASNRFAHAAAVAVAEAPAEAYNPLFVYGDSGLGKTHLLHAIGHYARQIYPNVRVTYVNSEEFTNDFINSIRDDRAASFQKRYREVDVLLIDDIQFLGGKLQTQEEFFHTFNTLHNNNKQVVITSDVPPKMLQGFEDRMRSRFEMGLLTDVQPPDLETRIAILRKKAIQERLTIPDEVLDFIASRISTNIRELEGALIRVTAFASLNRQPVDLSLSEIVLKDLMPDGNGNQITAAIIMAQTAQYFSLSVDDLCGTSRSRVLVTARQIAMYLCRELTDLSLPKIGQQFGNRDHTTVMHADRKIRTLMAEKRSVYNQVTELTTRIRTSSI; this is encoded by the coding sequence GTGACCGACTCGAGTGAGGCGTACGCCGCAATCTGGCGAGACGTCCTGGAGTCGCTCGAACTGACCTCCCGCGACCGCGCCTTCCTGCATCAGGCACGACTCCTCGGGCTGCTCTCGGGAACCGCCATCATCGAGGTGCCCGACGACTCCACCAAGAACGTCGTGGAGACGCGCGTCCGCCGGGACCTGTGCGAGGGCCTCAGCGCCCGCATCGGCGAGAACACCTCCATCGCGGTCACGGTGAACCCCGAGCTGCGCTCCGACCTCCCTCCCGTGCCGGAGCCGGCCGAACCGTTCGACCCCGCGGACCCCCCGGGAGGCCCGCGGCATCTGAGCGCGGTGCCGCCGTCCGGGTCGACGCCGCCGCCCGAGGCCCGCGGCCGGGTGGACGCCGGGGAGGCGCGGCTCAACCCGAAGTACACCTTCGACAGCTTCGTCATCGGCGCCAGCAACCGGTTCGCGCACGCCGCCGCCGTGGCCGTCGCCGAGGCTCCCGCGGAGGCGTACAACCCGCTGTTCGTCTACGGCGACTCCGGGCTGGGCAAGACGCACCTGCTGCACGCCATCGGCCACTACGCCCGGCAGATCTATCCCAACGTGCGGGTGACGTATGTGAACTCGGAGGAGTTCACCAACGACTTCATCAACTCCATCCGCGATGACCGGGCGGCGAGCTTCCAGAAGCGCTACCGCGAGGTCGACGTCCTGCTCATCGACGACATCCAGTTCCTGGGCGGGAAGCTGCAGACGCAGGAGGAGTTCTTCCACACCTTCAACACCCTGCACAACAACAACAAGCAGGTCGTCATCACCAGCGACGTCCCGCCGAAGATGCTGCAGGGCTTCGAGGACCGGATGCGATCCCGCTTCGAGATGGGCCTGTTGACCGACGTCCAGCCGCCCGACCTGGAGACCCGCATCGCGATCCTGCGCAAGAAGGCGATCCAGGAACGACTGACGATCCCGGACGAGGTGCTGGACTTCATCGCGAGCCGCATCTCCACCAACATCCGCGAGCTCGAGGGCGCCCTGATCCGGGTGACCGCCTTCGCGAGCCTCAACCGTCAGCCGGTGGACCTGTCCCTGTCGGAGATCGTCCTGAAGGACTTGATGCCCGACGGGAACGGCAACCAGATCACCGCGGCGATCATCATGGCGCAGACCGCCCAGTACTTCAGTCTCTCTGTGGACGACCTCTGCGGCACGTCCCGCTCCCGGGTCCTGGTGACGGCTCGGCAGATCGCCATGTATCTGTGTCGTGAGCTCACCGACCTGTCGCTGCCGAAGATCGGCCAGCAGTTCGGCAACCGCGACCACACCACCGTCATGCACGCCGACCGCAAGATCCGCACGCTGATGGCGGAGAAGCGCAGCGTCTACAACCAGGTCACCGAGCTCACGACGCGCATCCGCACGTCGTCGATCTGA
- the recF gene encoding DNA replication/repair protein RecF: MYLRHLSLADFRSYSAAELRLEPGVTTLIGLNGQGKTNLVEAVGYLATLGSHRVAQDGPMVRFGAERAVVRGAVVRDGREQLIELEIVPGRANRARLNRSPVSRPREVLGALRTVLFAPEDLGLVKGDPEQRRRFLDDLLVARQPRWAGVRSDYDKILRQRNALLKSAGPELRRPGRRGSRAADGGAGTGTAGHADRTAAALHTLDIWDDQLATVGAQLLYARLRLLRDLAPLLAAAYDEVSDARAEATATYRSSLAEDVAEEIAAGVVPEPEELRTALLGTLGAQRPRELERGVTLAGPHRDDVLLGLGPLPAKGYASHGESWSFALGLRLAAFQLLRRDLRDDPVLILDDVFAELDAQRRERLAGLVADAEQVLVTAAVPADVPGRLAGATCRVEGGTVLDEGIVADETGRPGGDRPGEGSGDD, from the coding sequence GTGTACCTCCGGCACCTCTCCCTGGCGGACTTTCGCAGCTACTCCGCCGCGGAACTGCGCCTGGAGCCGGGCGTCACCACGCTGATCGGCCTCAACGGGCAGGGCAAGACCAACCTCGTCGAGGCGGTCGGATACCTCGCCACCCTGGGCAGTCACCGGGTCGCCCAGGACGGGCCGATGGTGCGATTCGGGGCCGAGCGGGCGGTGGTTCGCGGGGCGGTCGTGCGGGACGGCCGCGAACAGCTCATCGAGCTGGAGATCGTCCCGGGCCGCGCGAACCGCGCGCGTCTCAACCGATCCCCCGTCAGCCGACCGCGGGAGGTCCTCGGTGCGCTGCGCACGGTGCTCTTCGCCCCGGAAGACCTCGGCCTGGTCAAGGGCGACCCGGAACAGCGCCGGCGGTTTCTCGACGACCTGTTGGTGGCCCGCCAGCCGCGCTGGGCGGGCGTTCGCTCGGACTACGACAAGATCCTGCGCCAACGCAACGCCCTGCTGAAGTCGGCGGGTCCGGAGCTGCGCCGGCCGGGACGGCGCGGGTCGCGCGCCGCGGACGGGGGCGCGGGGACGGGGACGGCGGGGCATGCTGATCGTACGGCGGCCGCGCTGCACACCCTGGACATCTGGGACGACCAGCTCGCGACGGTGGGCGCGCAGCTGCTCTACGCCCGGCTGCGGCTCCTGCGGGACCTGGCGCCGCTGCTGGCGGCGGCGTACGACGAGGTGAGCGACGCGCGGGCGGAGGCGACGGCGACGTACCGGTCCAGCCTCGCCGAGGACGTCGCGGAGGAGATCGCGGCGGGCGTGGTGCCGGAGCCGGAGGAGCTGCGTACGGCGTTGCTGGGCACGCTCGGCGCCCAGCGCCCCCGGGAGTTGGAGCGGGGCGTGACGCTGGCGGGGCCGCACCGCGACGACGTGCTGCTGGGGCTGGGACCGTTGCCGGCCAAGGGCTACGCGAGCCATGGCGAGTCGTGGAGCTTTGCGCTCGGGCTGCGGCTCGCGGCGTTTCAGCTGTTGCGTCGCGACCTGCGCGACGACCCGGTCCTGATCCTCGATGACGTGTTCGCCGAGCTCGATGCCCAGCGCCGCGAGCGGCTGGCCGGGCTCGTCGCGGACGCCGAGCAGGTCCTGGTCACCGCGGCGGTGCCCGCCGACGTGCCGGGTCGGCTCGCCGGGGCGACGTGTCGCGTCGAGGGGGGAACCGTCCTCGACGAGGGCATCGTGGCCGACGAGACGGGACGTCCTGGCGGCGACCGACCAGGGGAGGGATCGGGCGATGACTGA
- the dnaN gene encoding DNA polymerase III subunit beta, with protein sequence MKFRVERDVLAEAVTWAARGLPNRPPVPVLAGVLLEADASGSLTLSAFDYETSARITVPADVAEEGSVLVLGRLLADISRNLPDRPIDVDTEGNKVQLTCGSSRFSLLRMPTDEYPSLPVSPEPSGSVPGDVFTQAVAQVSVAADRSDTLPILTGVRVEIDGSTMTLLATDRYRLAMRELEWNPRDTSAAAVLLIPARTLAETAKALGAAASVEIALGDAAGGDGLIGFEAGQRRTTSRLLDGEYPKVASIFPASVDTEAVVETGALVEAVKRVALVAERNTPVRLRFTDGQVAIDAGTGDDAQASEAVECTLTGPEIEIAFNPHYLLDGLHAVGTSYSRLAFTQPSRPAVLSGQVEADGAPDTCYRYVLMPVRFAG encoded by the coding sequence GTGAAGTTCCGTGTGGAGCGCGACGTCCTCGCGGAGGCCGTCACCTGGGCCGCGCGCGGCCTGCCGAACCGTCCGCCCGTCCCGGTCCTCGCGGGGGTGCTGCTCGAGGCGGACGCCTCGGGAAGTCTGACGCTGTCGGCGTTCGACTACGAGACCTCCGCGCGCATCACCGTCCCGGCTGATGTCGCCGAGGAGGGCTCGGTCCTCGTCCTCGGCCGGCTCCTGGCCGACATCTCGCGCAACCTGCCGGATCGGCCCATCGACGTGGACACGGAGGGCAACAAGGTCCAGCTGACGTGCGGGTCGAGCCGATTCAGCCTGCTGCGGATGCCGACCGACGAATACCCGAGCCTGCCCGTGTCGCCAGAGCCGAGCGGGTCGGTGCCCGGTGACGTGTTCACCCAGGCCGTCGCTCAGGTGTCGGTGGCGGCCGACCGCAGCGACACGCTGCCGATCCTCACCGGCGTGCGCGTCGAGATCGACGGCTCGACCATGACGTTGCTGGCCACCGACCGCTATCGCCTGGCCATGCGGGAACTGGAGTGGAACCCGCGCGACACCTCCGCCGCGGCCGTGCTGCTGATCCCGGCCCGGACCCTCGCCGAGACCGCCAAGGCGCTCGGCGCCGCCGCGTCCGTGGAGATCGCCCTCGGCGACGCGGCCGGCGGGGACGGGCTCATCGGCTTCGAGGCCGGGCAACGACGGACGACGTCCCGCCTTCTCGACGGCGAATACCCGAAGGTGGCCTCGATCTTCCCGGCCTCGGTCGACACCGAGGCGGTCGTGGAGACCGGCGCGCTGGTGGAGGCCGTCAAGCGCGTCGCGCTCGTGGCGGAGCGCAACACCCCCGTCCGGCTGCGGTTCACCGACGGTCAGGTCGCCATCGACGCCGGGACCGGCGACGACGCGCAGGCCTCCGAGGCCGTGGAGTGCACCCTGACCGGACCCGAGATCGAGATCGCCTTCAACCCGCACTACCTCCTCGACGGGCTGCACGCCGTGGGCACGTCGTACTCCCGGCTCGCCTTCACCCAGCCGAGCCGGCCCGCGGTGCTCAGCGGCCAGGTCGAGGCCGACGGCGCCCCGGACACCTGTTACCGCTACGTCCTCATGCCCGTGCGCTTCGCCGGCTGA
- the gnd gene encoding decarboxylating 6-phosphogluconate dehydrogenase — protein MQLGLIGLGKMGHNMRERLRRAGHEVIGYDRNPDVSDVPDLAGLKDALTAPRAVWVMVPSGDPTRQTIAALGDILDPGDLVVDGGNSYYKDDAENAALLDAKGIGYVDCGVSGGIWGLENGYGLMCGGSAENVDRLMPIFDALRPEGPRDEGFAHAGEVGAGHYAKMVHNGIEYGLMHAYAEGWELLEAKDLVTDVHACFKAWTRGTVVRSWLLDLLVKALEETPHPEDIDEFTPDSGEGRWTLMEGIDNAVPMPVLAASLFARFSSRQQESPAMQMVSALRGQFGGHAVAKKNEKVDVNHAAEPKADRGNQGAQGETLAPAGNPADAGPSSGSGETPGTGGGAADAGPTSGAGPTN, from the coding sequence ATGCAGCTTGGACTGATCGGCTTGGGCAAGATGGGCCACAATATGCGCGAGCGCTTGCGCCGCGCCGGGCACGAGGTCATCGGCTACGACCGCAATCCCGATGTGAGTGACGTGCCCGACCTCGCGGGCCTGAAAGACGCCCTGACCGCGCCGCGCGCCGTGTGGGTCATGGTGCCCTCGGGCGACCCGACCCGGCAGACCATCGCGGCGCTCGGCGACATCCTGGACCCCGGGGACCTTGTGGTCGACGGGGGCAACAGCTACTACAAGGACGACGCGGAGAATGCGGCGCTCCTGGACGCCAAGGGCATCGGCTACGTCGACTGTGGCGTCTCTGGGGGAATCTGGGGCCTGGAGAACGGCTACGGCCTGATGTGCGGCGGCAGCGCCGAGAACGTGGACCGGCTGATGCCGATCTTCGACGCGCTGCGGCCGGAAGGCCCCCGCGACGAGGGGTTCGCGCACGCCGGCGAGGTGGGTGCGGGGCACTACGCGAAGATGGTGCACAACGGCATCGAGTACGGCCTGATGCACGCGTACGCCGAGGGCTGGGAGCTGCTCGAGGCCAAGGACCTCGTCACCGACGTGCACGCCTGCTTCAAGGCCTGGACTCGAGGCACCGTGGTCCGGTCCTGGCTGCTGGACCTCCTCGTCAAGGCGCTGGAGGAGACCCCGCACCCGGAGGACATCGACGAGTTCACCCCGGACTCCGGCGAGGGCCGCTGGACGCTGATGGAGGGCATCGACAACGCCGTACCCATGCCGGTCCTCGCGGCCTCGCTGTTCGCGCGGTTCTCCTCCCGCCAGCAGGAGAGCCCGGCGATGCAGATGGTCAGCGCGCTGCGCGGCCAGTTCGGTGGCCACGCTGTCGCCAAGAAGAACGAGAAGGTCGACGTCAACCACGCGGCCGAGCCCAAGGCCGATCGCGGCAACCAGGGCGCCCAGGGCGAGACCCTGGCCCCGGCGGGCAACCCGGCCGACGCGGGGCCGAGCTCGGGCAGCGGCGAGACCCCCGGCACCGGCGGGGGCGCCGCGGATGCCGGTCCCACCTCCGGTGCGGGCCCGACGAACTGA
- the gyrA gene encoding DNA gyrase subunit A: MTDETTPPQDPGDDEQGFDRVEPVDLNAEMQRSYIDYAMSVIVNRALPDVRDGLKPVHRRIIYAMYDEGYRPDRGYNKCARVVGDVMSKYHPHGDSAIYDALVRLAQGWVMRYPLIDPQGNFGNAGDDGAAAARYTECRMMPLAMELVRDIDEETVDFHDNYDGKDREPDVLPARFPNLLVNGSAGIAVGMATQIPPHNLREVAAAAQWVLEHPDAPKEERLEACLRLIKGPDFPTYGLIMGRRGIEDAYRTGRGSITMRARVEVEEINGRTCLVVTELPYMVNPDALARKIAELAKDGKLSGIADVADETSGRTGQRLVIVLRRDAVAKVVLNNLYKHTQLQTTFGANMLALVDGVPRTLPIGAFVRYWVEHQIEVVVRRTQYRLKRAMERMHILRALLKALDALDEVIALIRASESADAAKSGLMTLLDIDEEQAQAILDMQLRRLAALERQRLIDEHDELARRIADYEDILATPGRQRAIVSEELAEIVDKYGDDRRSQIVPFDGDMSMEDLIPQEDVVVTITRGGYAKRTAVTAYRSQKRGGKGVRGAQLRGDDIVEHFFVSTTHHWLLFFTNFGRVYRAKAYELPEGSRDAKGQHVANLLAFQSDERIAAVLALENYEVQPYLVLATKAGLVKKTRLVEYDSPRSGGLIAVNLRDGDELVGARVCDAADDLLLVSRGGQALRIHADDDTLRPMGRATSGVTGMKFRARDTLLAMSLIPHDEDPDVFVVFENGLAKRTPASDYPVKGRAGLGVRAAAVSERGGDLVGALTVAEDDEVMVVMEKGKIVRSRADGVRRTGRNTMGVQFAKPDPGDAIVAVARNAESEDDDDPAADEPGSAGPNASAEPADSHVGSVTEQDGEAPADDADGTVTGSSADDGGEQ, encoded by the coding sequence GTGACCGACGAGACCACGCCGCCGCAGGACCCAGGCGACGACGAGCAGGGCTTCGACCGGGTCGAGCCCGTCGACCTGAACGCGGAGATGCAGCGCAGCTACATCGACTACGCGATGAGCGTCATCGTCAACCGCGCGCTGCCCGACGTGCGCGACGGGCTCAAGCCGGTGCACCGCCGGATCATCTACGCGATGTACGACGAGGGCTACCGTCCCGACCGCGGCTACAACAAGTGCGCCCGCGTCGTCGGCGACGTGATGAGCAAGTACCACCCGCACGGCGACAGCGCGATCTACGACGCCCTGGTGCGGCTCGCGCAGGGCTGGGTGATGCGCTATCCGCTGATCGACCCGCAGGGCAACTTCGGCAACGCCGGCGACGATGGGGCCGCCGCGGCCCGCTACACCGAGTGCCGCATGATGCCGCTCGCGATGGAGCTGGTCCGCGACATCGACGAGGAAACCGTCGACTTTCACGACAACTACGACGGCAAGGACCGCGAGCCGGACGTCCTGCCCGCGCGCTTCCCGAACCTGCTGGTCAACGGCAGCGCGGGCATCGCGGTCGGGATGGCGACGCAGATCCCGCCGCACAACCTGCGCGAGGTCGCCGCGGCGGCGCAGTGGGTGCTGGAGCACCCGGACGCCCCCAAGGAGGAGCGCCTCGAGGCCTGCCTGCGGCTGATCAAGGGCCCCGACTTCCCGACGTACGGCCTGATCATGGGCCGGCGCGGCATCGAGGACGCCTACCGGACCGGCCGCGGCTCGATCACCATGCGGGCCCGGGTTGAGGTCGAGGAGATCAACGGGCGGACCTGCCTCGTGGTCACCGAGCTGCCGTACATGGTCAACCCCGACGCCCTCGCCCGCAAGATCGCCGAGCTGGCCAAGGACGGCAAGCTCTCCGGGATCGCGGACGTCGCCGACGAAACCTCCGGGCGCACCGGGCAACGGCTGGTCATCGTGCTGCGTCGAGACGCGGTCGCCAAGGTCGTGCTCAACAACCTCTACAAGCACACCCAGCTGCAGACGACGTTCGGGGCCAACATGCTGGCCCTCGTCGACGGGGTGCCCCGCACGCTGCCGATCGGCGCGTTCGTCCGGTACTGGGTGGAGCACCAGATCGAGGTCGTCGTACGCCGGACGCAGTACCGCCTCAAGCGCGCCATGGAGCGGATGCACATCCTGCGCGCGCTGCTCAAGGCGCTGGACGCCCTCGACGAGGTGATCGCGCTGATCCGCGCCTCGGAGAGCGCCGACGCCGCGAAGTCGGGGCTGATGACGCTGCTGGACATCGACGAGGAGCAGGCCCAGGCCATCCTCGACATGCAGCTGCGCCGCCTGGCCGCCCTGGAGCGGCAGCGGCTCATCGACGAGCACGACGAGCTCGCCCGCCGCATCGCCGACTACGAGGACATCCTCGCCACGCCGGGGCGGCAGCGCGCGATCGTCAGCGAGGAGCTGGCGGAGATCGTCGACAAGTACGGCGACGACCGGCGCAGCCAGATCGTCCCGTTCGACGGCGACATGTCGATGGAGGACCTGATCCCGCAGGAGGACGTGGTCGTCACGATCACGCGCGGGGGTTACGCCAAGCGGACGGCGGTCACGGCGTACCGGAGCCAGAAGCGCGGCGGCAAGGGGGTGCGCGGCGCGCAGCTGCGCGGCGACGACATCGTCGAGCACTTCTTCGTCTCCACGACACACCACTGGCTGCTGTTCTTCACGAACTTCGGCCGGGTCTATCGCGCGAAGGCCTACGAGCTGCCCGAGGGCAGCCGCGACGCCAAGGGTCAGCACGTGGCGAACCTGCTGGCGTTCCAGTCCGACGAGCGCATCGCGGCGGTGCTGGCGCTGGAGAACTACGAGGTGCAGCCCTATCTCGTGCTGGCGACCAAGGCCGGGCTGGTGAAGAAGACCCGGTTGGTGGAGTACGACAGCCCGCGCAGCGGCGGACTCATCGCGGTGAACCTGCGCGACGGCGACGAGCTGGTCGGCGCCCGGGTCTGCGATGCGGCCGACGATCTGTTGCTGGTCTCCCGGGGCGGGCAGGCGCTGCGGATCCACGCCGACGACGACACGCTGCGGCCGATGGGCCGCGCCACGAGCGGCGTGACCGGGATGAAGTTCCGGGCCCGGGACACGCTGCTGGCGATGAGCCTGATCCCGCACGACGAGGACCCGGACGTCTTCGTGGTCTTCGAGAATGGGCTGGCCAAGCGGACCCCGGCGTCGGACTACCCCGTCAAGGGGCGGGCCGGGCTGGGGGTGCGTGCGGCCGCGGTCTCGGAGCGGGGTGGCGACCTCGTCGGGGCCCTCACCGTGGCCGAGGACGACGAGGTCATGGTCGTCATGGAGAAGGGCAAGATCGTGCGGTCGCGGGCGGACGGCGTACGCCGTACGGGGCGCAACACGATGGGCGTCCAGTTCGCCAAGCCCGATCCCGGGGACGCGATCGTCGCCGTGGCGCGCAACGCGGAAAGCGAGGACGACGACGACCCCGCGGCCGACGAACCGGGTTCGGCGGGACCGAATGCGTCCGCCGAGCCGGCGGATTCGCACGTCGGTTCGGTAACTGAGCAGGATGGCGAGGCGCCCGCGGACGACGCGGACGGTACCGTGACCGGGAGCAGTGCCGACGACGGAGGTGAGCAGTGA
- a CDS encoding DUF721 domain-containing protein — protein sequence MTDHPATPPDDPTPANPAEETGDGAAIEDAAAVALARAREAARAAGLRPSASGRTGRRRRPGTDTAGEAAAAANGVRSGEGRDPVTLGAQLDRLVAERGWQADLAVGSVIARWPAVIGPIVAQHVTPETFEDGVLTVRADSTSWATELRYMIPVLLERLAAEVGEGMVTDLRVVGPAGRSWRHGRRTAPGGRGPRDTYG from the coding sequence ATGACTGACCACCCTGCGACCCCACCGGACGACCCGACCCCGGCGAACCCCGCGGAGGAGACCGGCGACGGTGCGGCCATCGAGGATGCGGCGGCGGTCGCGCTGGCCCGGGCTCGGGAGGCGGCCCGGGCGGCGGGGCTTCGTCCCAGCGCCTCCGGCCGGACCGGCCGCCGTCGTCGGCCCGGCACGGACACCGCTGGGGAGGCCGCAGCGGCGGCGAACGGGGTGCGCAGCGGCGAGGGGCGGGATCCGGTCACGCTCGGGGCGCAGCTGGACCGGCTGGTCGCCGAGCGGGGCTGGCAGGCGGACCTGGCGGTCGGCTCGGTGATCGCCCGCTGGCCGGCGGTCATCGGCCCGATCGTGGCCCAGCACGTGACCCCCGAGACCTTCGAGGACGGCGTGCTGACCGTCCGGGCCGATTCGACCAGTTGGGCGACGGAACTGCGCTACATGATCCCGGTGCTGCTCGAGCGACTCGCGGCCGAGGTGGGCGAGGGCATGGTCACCGACCTGCGCGTCGTCGGCCCGGCCGGGCGGAGTTGGCGGCACGGGCGGCGTACGGCGCCCGGCGGCCGCGGCCCGCGCGACACCTACGGGTGA
- the gyrB gene encoding DNA topoisomerase (ATP-hydrolyzing) subunit B: MTESHAERTPPSRTPTAGEADPNYDASAITVLEGLEAVRKRPGMYIGSTGERGLHHLVWEIVDNAVDEALAGYATRVDVTLLPDGGVRVVDNGRGIPTDIHPQEGMSAVELVLTQLHAGGKFGGGGYKVSGGLHGVGSSVVNALSSRLEAEVRQKGHVFRMAFELGVPVAPLEKMEATDQTGTTITFWASKDIFETTTYDFETIRARFQQYAFLNKGLTITLTDERPQAVEVAEGELEEAEELHEAQPESGMAGAAGGAGSDDRESRGAGDDKAGIDEKAAAADSARAGEVATDETGRAKGRTVTYRYDGGLVDYVTHLNASKRSEPVHPDVISFELENGERNLSLEVAMQWTTAYSESVHTYANTINTHEGGTHEEGFRAALTRLINEFGRKQNLLKEKDENLTGDDVREGLTAVISVKLGEPQFEGQTKTKLGNSEVKGFVQGAMTSEFGDWLERHPTEGREIVRKAVQAAAARVAARKARESTRRKGLMDGVGLPGKLRDCQSKDPSVSEIYIVEGDSAGGSAKDGRNPFNQAILPIRGKILNVEKARIDKVMANTEVQALISGFGTGVGEDFDLDKARYHKIILMADADVDGMHIRTLLLTLLFRFMRPLIEAGYVYLAQPPLYRLKWSNHPHEFAFSDRERDEMRLRGETQGWRLPKEAPVQRYKGLGEMNAKELWETTMDPEHRVLLQVTLDDAAAADEIFSVLMGEDVESRRGFIQRNARDVRFLDL; this comes from the coding sequence GTGACCGAGTCCCACGCCGAGCGCACCCCCCCGTCGCGCACCCCGACCGCCGGCGAAGCGGATCCGAATTACGACGCCAGCGCGATCACCGTCCTGGAGGGCCTGGAGGCCGTCCGCAAGCGGCCCGGCATGTATATCGGCTCGACCGGCGAGCGCGGCCTGCACCACCTGGTCTGGGAGATCGTCGACAACGCCGTGGACGAGGCGCTCGCCGGCTATGCCACCCGCGTCGACGTCACGCTCCTGCCCGACGGCGGGGTGCGGGTCGTCGACAACGGCCGCGGCATCCCCACCGACATCCACCCGCAGGAGGGGATGTCGGCCGTCGAGCTCGTGCTCACCCAGCTGCACGCGGGCGGGAAGTTCGGCGGCGGCGGCTACAAGGTCTCCGGCGGCCTGCACGGCGTCGGCTCCTCCGTGGTCAACGCGCTGTCCTCGCGGCTCGAGGCCGAGGTGCGTCAGAAGGGCCATGTCTTCCGCATGGCGTTCGAGCTCGGCGTGCCCGTCGCCCCGCTGGAGAAGATGGAGGCGACCGACCAGACCGGCACGACCATCACCTTCTGGGCCAGCAAGGACATCTTCGAGACCACGACGTACGACTTCGAAACCATCCGGGCGCGGTTCCAGCAGTACGCCTTCCTCAACAAGGGCCTCACGATCACCCTCACCGACGAGCGGCCGCAGGCCGTCGAGGTCGCCGAGGGCGAGCTGGAGGAGGCTGAGGAGCTGCACGAAGCCCAGCCAGAGTCCGGAATGGCTGGGGCGGCGGGGGGCGCCGGCTCGGACGACCGGGAGTCCCGCGGGGCGGGCGACGACAAGGCTGGGATCGACGAGAAGGCCGCGGCCGCCGACAGCGCCCGCGCCGGTGAGGTCGCCACCGACGAGACGGGGCGGGCGAAGGGGCGCACGGTCACCTACCGGTACGACGGGGGGTTGGTCGACTACGTCACGCACCTGAACGCCAGCAAGCGCAGCGAGCCGGTGCACCCTGATGTCATCTCCTTCGAGCTGGAGAACGGCGAGCGCAACCTCTCCCTCGAGGTGGCGATGCAGTGGACGACGGCATACAGCGAGTCGGTGCACACCTACGCGAACACGATCAACACCCACGAGGGCGGCACCCACGAGGAGGGCTTCCGGGCCGCGTTGACCCGGTTGATCAACGAGTTCGGCCGGAAGCAGAACCTGCTCAAGGAGAAGGACGAGAACCTCACCGGCGACGACGTCCGGGAGGGGCTCACCGCGGTCATCTCGGTGAAGCTGGGTGAGCCGCAGTTCGAGGGTCAGACCAAGACCAAGCTGGGCAACTCCGAGGTCAAAGGGTTCGTCCAGGGCGCGATGACCAGCGAGTTCGGCGACTGGCTGGAGCGGCACCCGACCGAGGGTCGCGAGATCGTCCGCAAGGCCGTGCAGGCCGCAGCGGCCCGGGTGGCGGCGCGCAAGGCCCGCGAGTCGACCCGGCGCAAGGGCCTCATGGACGGCGTTGGCCTGCCCGGCAAGCTGCGCGACTGCCAGTCCAAGGACCCCAGCGTCTCCGAGATCTACATCGTCGAGGGCGACTCCGCCGGCGGCTCGGCCAAGGACGGCCGCAACCCGTTCAACCAGGCGATCCTGCCGATCCGCGGCAAGATCCTCAACGTCGAGAAGGCCCGCATCGACAAGGTGATGGCCAACACCGAGGTGCAGGCCCTGATCAGCGGGTTCGGCACCGGCGTCGGCGAGGACTTCGACCTGGACAAGGCCCGGTATCACAAGATCATCCTGATGGCGGATGCCGACGTCGACGGCATGCACATCCGAACCCTCCTGCTCACGCTGCTGTTCCGGTTCATGCGCCCGCTGATCGAGGCCGGCTACGTCTACCTGGCGCAGCCGCCGCTCTATCGGCTGAAGTGGAGCAACCACCCGCACGAGTTCGCCTTCTCCGACAGGGAGCGCGACGAGATGCGACTGCGGGGCGAGACGCAGGGCTGGCGCTTGCCGAAGGAAGCACCCGTGCAGCGCTACAAGGGCCTCGGCGAGATGAACGCCAAGGAGCTGTGGGAGACCACGATGGACCCCGAGCACCGGGTGCTCCTGCAGGTCACCCTCGATGACGCCGCGGCCGCCGACGAGATCTTCTCCGTGCTGATGGGCGAGGACGTCGAGAGCCGGCGCGGCTTCATCCAGCGCAACGCCCGCGACGTGCGCTTCCTCGACCTGTGA